From Anopheles bellator chromosome X unlocalized genomic scaffold, idAnoBellAS_SP24_06.2 X_unloc_3, whole genome shotgun sequence, the proteins below share one genomic window:
- the LOC131214148 gene encoding uncharacterized protein LOC131214148 produces the protein MADITPVKRGRMTTRSQAVPEPNADSSGDDAPEVKRRSPEQTETAVIDVDMADENAALKLQNEMLRKEVRDLEEQLQVIRKLLTEQAERQRAQWDVLHNHMKLQEQQWKMAAMPANQRPQQRIEQIQQGPQPQPPRHVQKGQQQQLVQQRSEPKPQRQGPQLDTKSVEELIKSVVTEVTGKIIGEQQTAQRQQRQLPTLAQMVADINVPATYEWTRVPTKAELRQARTKKQQKQQQQQQQKAATTMRKRVRNDVVRVVPAIGKTCEEVAMAVRKDQKINAVVESITKNAREHTLVKLKPSADAQAVQTAINEMVGEAALTTCVMSEMTTVTIRDIDMLATPEDVVNAVEDRIHVTIRPPILNRMRNGLQTTRFSVPRRRAAELTESKLRISYTRCRVKELGPLPMNLKRCYRCLERGHLMQDCKGPDRASLCLNCGHPEHESIMCTAPTMCIICHGEHRIGAKECSGSPAPSS, from the coding sequence ATGGCCGATATTACTCCGGTCAAACGTGGTCGAATGACCACACGTAGCCAGGCTGTGCCGGAGCCGAATGCAGACAGTAGCGGGGACGACGCACCGGAGGTCAAGCGAAGGTCACCCGAACAGACCGAGACTGCCGTGATCGATGTCGACATGGCAGATGAAAACGCAGCGCTGAAGCTGCAAAACGAGATGCTGCGGAAGGAGGTGAGGGACCTGGAGGAGCAGCTCCAGGTCATAAGAAAGCTGCTCACCGAGCAGGCCGAGAGGCAGCGCGCGCAGTGGGACGTGCTGCACAACCATATGAAGCTGCAAGAGCAGCAATGGAAGATGGCGGCTATGCCTGCAAaccagcggccgcagcagcgtaTTGAACAAATACAGCAGGGACCTCAACCTCAGCCACCACGGCACGTGCAAAAGgggcaacaacagcagctggTACAGCAGCGATCTGAGCCGAAGCCCCAACGGCAAGGGCCGCAGCTGGATACAAAGAGTGTGGAAGAGCTCATCAAGAGCGTAGTCACCGAAGTCACAGGCAAAATTATTGGAGAGCAACAAACGGCCCAGCGGCAACAAAGACAGTTGCCTACACTTGCGCAAATGGTAGCCGATATAAATGTACCGGCGACCTACGAATGGACGCGCGTGCCGACGAAAGCCGAGCTGCGGCAGGCACGAACGaagaagcagcaaaagcagcaacaacaacaacagcagaagGCCGCAACGACAATGCGTAAGCGAGTGCGCAACGACGTTGTCCGAGTAGTGCCAGCCATCGGCAAAACCTGCGAAGAGGTCGCCATGGCAGTCCGAAAGGACCAAAAAATTAATGCGGTCGTGGAAAGCATTACAAAGAATGCCAGAGAGCACACGCTGGTGAAGCTCAAACCGTCGGCGGACGCGCAGGCTGTGCAGACTGCGATCAACGAGATGGTCGGCGAAGCAGCACTGACAACGTGCGTCATGTCAGAGATGACAACGGTGACCATCCGCGACATCGACATGCTGGCCACACCAGAGGATGTTGTGAACGCCGTGGAGGACCGAATCCACGTGACGATCCGACCCCCAATCCTCAACAGAATGAGGAATGGACTGCAAACAACGCGGTTCTCGGTGCCGCGCCGCAGGGCAGCAGAGCTGACGGAAAGCAAGCTCCGGATCAGCTACACCAGATGTAGAGTGAAGGAGCTAGGGCCGCTGCCCATGAACCTCAAGCGCTGCTATCGTTGCCTGGAGCGTGGTCACCTCATGCAGGACTGCAAGGGACCAGATCGTGCGTCCCTGTGCCTCAACTGTGGCCACCCGGAGCACGAAAGTATAATGTGCACGGCACCAACAATGTGTATCATCTGCCACGGAGAGCACCGAATTGGTGCTAAGGAGTGCAGCGGAAGTCCAGCCCCATCTTCATAG